The Methanohalophilus levihalophilus genome has a segment encoding these proteins:
- the mcrA gene encoding coenzyme-B sulfoethylthiotransferase subunit alpha, translated as MADDRKRMFQKDLEIKFTKEHGTNKMEGGEITDMRIKYHRLGVDQNPRKLEMKKAGQEMASKRGLVGYNPMMHCGGIPLGQRALTPSFISGTDMMVETDDLHYVNNAAMQQMWDDIRRTTIVGMDMAHETLEKRLGLEVTPETINHYLETLNHALPGGAVVQEHMVETHPALVDDCYVKVFTGDDELADEIDDQFLIDINKQFPAEQAEQLKAAIGKTTWQAAHIPTIVTRTTDGGQTSRWVAMQIGMSYISAYGMCAGEAAVADLSFAAKHAGVVNMGDMLPARRARAPNEPGGITFGNMADIIQTSRVDPEDPAHIPLEVVGAGCMLYDQIWLGSYMSGGVGFTQYATAAYTNNILDDNLYYDVDYINDKYDGAANKGTDNKIKATLEVVKDIATESTLYGLENYEKYPTALEDHFGGSQRATVMSAAAGSAVSLATGNGNAGLSAWYLSMYLHKEGHGRLGFFGYDLQDQCGATNTLSYQGDEGLPAELRGPNYPNYAMNVGHQGGYTAIAAAAHAGRGDAFTLNPLIKICFADDLLPFDFTAPRKEFGRGALREFEPAGERSLVIPAK; from the coding sequence ATGGCAGATGATAGAAAGAGAATGTTCCAGAAAGATTTAGAAATTAAGTTCACAAAGGAACACGGCACCAACAAGATGGAAGGCGGCGAAATCACCGATATGAGGATTAAGTACCACCGTCTTGGTGTAGACCAGAATCCAAGAAAACTTGAAATGAAGAAAGCAGGCCAGGAAATGGCTTCAAAGAGGGGTCTTGTCGGATATAACCCAATGATGCACTGCGGTGGTATCCCACTCGGACAGAGAGCACTCACACCTTCATTCATTTCCGGCACTGACATGATGGTAGAAACAGATGACCTTCACTACGTCAACAACGCTGCAATGCAGCAGATGTGGGATGACATCAGAAGAACCACAATTGTCGGTATGGACATGGCACACGAGACCCTCGAGAAGCGTCTCGGCCTCGAAGTTACCCCGGAGACCATCAACCACTACCTTGAAACCCTCAACCACGCACTCCCTGGTGGAGCAGTCGTTCAGGAACACATGGTAGAAACACATCCAGCACTCGTGGATGACTGTTACGTAAAGGTCTTTACCGGTGACGATGAACTTGCAGATGAAATCGATGACCAGTTCCTCATTGACATCAACAAGCAGTTCCCTGCAGAACAGGCAGAACAGCTCAAAGCCGCTATCGGTAAGACAACCTGGCAGGCAGCTCACATTCCAACCATCGTAACCAGAACTACAGACGGTGGTCAGACCAGCAGATGGGTTGCAATGCAAATAGGTATGTCCTACATTTCAGCATATGGAATGTGCGCCGGTGAAGCAGCAGTAGCTGACCTTTCCTTTGCTGCAAAACACGCTGGTGTTGTCAACATGGGTGACATGCTTCCTGCAAGACGTGCACGTGCACCAAACGAGCCTGGAGGAATTACCTTCGGTAACATGGCAGATATCATTCAGACAAGCCGTGTAGACCCAGAAGATCCTGCACACATACCCCTTGAGGTAGTCGGTGCAGGCTGTATGCTTTACGACCAGATCTGGCTCGGTTCCTACATGTCTGGTGGTGTTGGTTTCACACAGTATGCAACCGCTGCATACACCAACAACATCCTTGACGACAACCTCTACTATGACGTTGACTACATCAACGACAAGTACGATGGTGCAGCAAACAAGGGTACTGACAACAAGATCAAAGCAACCCTTGAAGTTGTCAAAGACATCGCAACCGAATCCACACTCTACGGTCTTGAGAACTACGAGAAATACCCAACAGCACTCGAAGACCACTTTGGTGGTTCCCAGAGAGCAACAGTCATGTCCGCTGCAGCAGGTAGCGCAGTATCCCTCGCAACCGGAAACGGAAACGCAGGTCTCTCCGCATGGTACCTTTCAATGTACCTCCACAAGGAAGGCCACGGCCGTCTTGGTTTCTTCGGATACGACCTGCAGGATCAGTGTGGTGCAACCAACACTCTCTCCTACCAGGGAGACGAAGGTCTGCCAGCTGAACTCCGTGGTCCAAACTATCCAAACTACGCTATGAACGTAGGTCACCAGGGTGGTTACACCGCTATTGCAGCCGCTGCACACGCAGGTCGTGGGGACGCATTCACGCTCAACCCACTCATCAAGATCTGTTTCGCAGACGACTTGCTGCCTTTCGACTTCACCGCACCAAGGAAGGAGTTCGGAAGAGGAGCTCTCAGAGAGTTCGAGCCTGCTGGAGAAAGATCACTCGTCATTCCAGCAAAATAA
- the proB gene encoding glutamate 5-kinase: MKSRKELLGDIQKIVVKIGTTSISREDGSLDLDFMKGVASQVSSLHAEGKQVILVSSGSIGVGIEVLGLNCRPKEIPVRQAAAAVGQSILMQKWMEAFREYNLNVAQIMLTYESFTNRLTYLNLRNSISTLLDYGVIPIINENDPTCVHEIEATLGDNDKLSAMVASKTEADILILLSDIDGLYDKNPKRNPDAKLLKTIEEITPTIESYGGSPTSTKGIGGMRTKIEAAKICNLAGCHMVIANSQIKKVIEDIVEGKDIGSLFVADKDVHSNRIRWILLARTTGKIIVDEGACNALQNRMSLLPSGVLDIAGNFDRGDIVEIDCNGEIFAKGITDYNSEELQKIKGKHTDMIAEILGYKNYDHVIKKENIGLIQN; encoded by the coding sequence TTGAAATCCAGGAAAGAATTACTGGGAGACATACAAAAAATTGTGGTCAAAATCGGAACCACTTCAATTAGCAGGGAAGACGGAAGTCTTGATCTTGACTTTATGAAAGGAGTGGCTTCACAGGTATCCAGTCTTCATGCTGAAGGAAAACAGGTTATTTTAGTAAGTTCCGGGTCTATTGGCGTTGGTATTGAAGTGTTGGGCCTGAATTGCAGACCAAAAGAAATACCAGTACGTCAGGCAGCAGCTGCGGTGGGCCAGAGTATCCTCATGCAGAAATGGATGGAAGCATTCAGGGAATATAATCTAAATGTTGCCCAGATAATGCTGACTTACGAATCTTTTACAAACAGGCTTACTTACCTGAATTTGCGCAACAGCATTTCCACGCTGCTTGACTATGGAGTTATTCCCATCATTAATGAAAACGATCCCACCTGCGTTCATGAAATTGAAGCAACTCTTGGGGATAATGACAAGCTATCAGCAATGGTAGCCAGCAAAACCGAAGCTGACATACTCATATTGCTTTCAGATATTGACGGCCTCTACGATAAAAATCCTAAAAGGAATCCAGATGCTAAATTGCTAAAAACAATTGAGGAAATCACGCCTACAATTGAAAGTTACGGTGGCAGCCCTACAAGCACCAAAGGCATTGGTGGTATGAGAACAAAAATAGAAGCTGCTAAAATATGCAATCTTGCAGGTTGTCATATGGTAATTGCCAATAGCCAGATAAAAAAAGTGATTGAGGATATTGTTGAAGGGAAAGATATTGGAAGCCTGTTCGTTGCGGATAAGGATGTACATTCAAACAGGATTCGCTGGATATTACTTGCACGCACAACCGGAAAAATCATTGTTGATGAAGGCGCATGTAACGCCCTCCAGAACCGGATGAGTTTACTCCCTTCAGGAGTTCTCGATATTGCAGGTAATTTCGATCGTGGGGATATTGTGGAGATTGACTGCAACGGGGAAATTTTTGCTAAAGGAATTACTGATTATAATTCCGAGGAACTCCAGAAAATTAAGGGCAAACACACAGACATGATTGCAGAAATCCTTGGTTACAAGAATTATGATCATGTCATCAAAAAAGAGAATATTGGCCTGATACAGAATTAA
- the mmp10 gene encoding methyl coenzyme M reductase-arginine methyltransferase Mmp10 (Mmp10 (methanogenesis marker protein 10) is a cobalamin-requiring radical SAM methyltransferase that creates the methylarginine modification to methyl coenzyme M reductase.): MEIVADIGGSPGVDCNGFCSYCYFRKVRDVPPFGCKHCFPFSKGCDYCTRSIKESYPGFKPSQVVMREVSQSIHFSQGNVEKFTVSGGGDISCYEELPDLVYFLSQFERPIHLGYTSGKGFNSVEEADFYIHAGVTEVSFTVFATDPDLRRKYMNDPEPQSSLEALQRFCESCEVYAAIVVIPGVNDAEVLDRTLQDLEVMGAKGAILMRFANSFKEGLILDNAPVLDDITTHSIEEFTSIVRNAASKYNIRITGTPLEDPLIGCPFAIRNEPDYLAKLPEITKKATVLTSMAAHPRLQDIFDSLGGQVNVVPVGKDIGCLITIGDFRNLDLYDLEETIIIPGRTLAHDNEIKEALSRDGVDRLVRRGPDQLTYDGEMSIGLTKEKVLNFEVEQFSELIQQINAVGMPLT; this comes from the coding sequence ATGGAGATTGTCGCAGATATCGGAGGCAGCCCGGGAGTAGATTGCAACGGTTTTTGTTCATACTGCTACTTCCGCAAAGTAAGGGATGTGCCACCCTTTGGATGTAAACATTGTTTTCCCTTTTCAAAGGGGTGTGATTACTGCACAAGAAGTATTAAGGAATCCTATCCGGGCTTCAAACCCTCTCAGGTTGTTATGCGGGAAGTATCCCAGTCTATTCATTTCTCGCAGGGTAATGTGGAAAAATTCACGGTAAGTGGTGGAGGGGATATAAGCTGCTACGAAGAGCTGCCGGATCTGGTATATTTCCTGTCCCAGTTCGAGCGACCCATTCATCTCGGTTATACCAGTGGTAAGGGTTTTAATTCCGTTGAAGAAGCAGATTTCTATATACATGCAGGTGTGACTGAAGTATCTTTTACGGTTTTTGCAACAGACCCTGATCTCAGACGCAAATACATGAATGACCCTGAACCGCAATCATCTCTTGAAGCTTTGCAACGTTTCTGCGAGTCATGTGAAGTTTATGCTGCAATTGTTGTAATACCTGGTGTTAATGATGCCGAAGTACTTGACAGGACTTTGCAGGATCTCGAAGTCATGGGAGCAAAAGGTGCCATTCTAATGCGTTTTGCAAATTCCTTTAAGGAAGGTTTAATACTTGACAACGCTCCGGTTCTTGATGACATCACAACTCATAGTATTGAGGAATTCACTTCAATTGTACGCAATGCGGCTTCGAAGTATAATATAAGGATAACAGGCACTCCTCTTGAGGACCCCCTTATAGGTTGCCCCTTCGCTATAAGGAATGAACCTGATTATCTGGCCAAACTCCCTGAAATAACAAAAAAAGCTACTGTTCTCACCAGTATGGCTGCGCATCCGCGCCTTCAGGATATTTTTGACAGCCTTGGAGGGCAGGTCAACGTTGTGCCTGTGGGAAAGGACATCGGTTGTCTGATTACAATCGGGGATTTCAGGAATCTGGATCTTTACGATCTTGAAGAGACTATTATAATACCCGGTCGAACACTTGCTCACGACAATGAGATCAAGGAAGCTTTGAGCAGGGATGGTGTTGACCGGCTTGTTCGACGTGGTCCTGACCAGCTCACTTACGACGGCGAAATGTCCATTGGACTTACAAAAGAAAAAGTGTTGAATTTTGAAGTTGAGCAATTCAGCGAGCTCATTCAGCAAATAAACGCTGTGGGAATGCCTCTTACATAA
- the mcrB gene encoding coenzyme-B sulfoethylthiotransferase subunit beta: MSDKVDIYSDKGKLLESGVDIADLAPTRNAAIKRIITDTKRTVAVNLAGIEKALATGKMGGKGAQISGRGMNFNIVDDAGAIADKVNELVMVEDGDDTNIETLSGGKQLLVQLPTARINAGADYTASLTVSAAAVVQTLIDMYNVDMFDAPIVKGAVWGNYPQTMDMKGGNVASILNIPQNNEGLGYSLRNIMTNHIAAITHRKAMNAAALSSVYEQTGMFEMGNAVGPFERHQLLGFACQGLNANNVVYDIVKENGKDGTIGTVIQSTVGRAIEDGVISVDATAPSGYKFYKANDVSAWNAYAAAGLLAATMVNVGAGRAAQNVSSTILYFNDIIEKETGLPGCDMGRIQGTAVGFSFFSHSIYGGGGPGVFNGNHVVTRHSRGFAIPCVSAAVALDAGTQMFTIEKTSGLIGDVFGSIKEFREPIDAIAESL, encoded by the coding sequence GTGTCTGATAAAGTAGACATCTACAGTGACAAAGGAAAACTGTTAGAAAGCGGCGTTGATATTGCAGACCTTGCTCCAACAAGGAACGCAGCCATCAAACGTATCATTACCGACACCAAGAGAACAGTGGCTGTCAACCTCGCTGGAATCGAGAAGGCACTCGCAACCGGTAAAATGGGTGGCAAAGGTGCCCAGATTAGCGGCCGTGGAATGAACTTCAACATTGTCGACGATGCAGGAGCAATCGCTGACAAAGTAAACGAACTCGTTATGGTCGAAGATGGTGACGACACCAACATTGAGACCCTCAGTGGCGGAAAGCAGTTACTCGTACAGCTTCCAACCGCAAGGATCAATGCAGGTGCAGATTACACTGCTTCCCTCACAGTCAGTGCAGCTGCAGTTGTCCAGACCCTCATTGACATGTACAATGTTGACATGTTCGATGCACCAATCGTAAAGGGTGCTGTTTGGGGTAACTACCCACAGACAATGGACATGAAGGGCGGTAACGTCGCATCTATCCTCAATATCCCACAGAACAACGAAGGTCTGGGATACTCCCTGAGGAACATTATGACAAACCACATTGCAGCAATCACACACCGCAAGGCAATGAACGCTGCAGCACTTTCTTCAGTCTATGAACAGACTGGAATGTTCGAAATGGGTAACGCAGTAGGTCCATTCGAGAGACACCAGCTTCTCGGATTTGCATGCCAGGGTCTTAACGCAAACAATGTCGTATACGACATCGTTAAAGAGAACGGCAAAGACGGTACCATCGGTACTGTGATTCAGTCTACCGTTGGCAGGGCAATTGAAGATGGTGTAATCAGTGTTGACGCGACTGCACCTTCCGGATACAAGTTCTACAAAGCAAACGATGTATCCGCATGGAACGCATACGCAGCAGCAGGTCTTCTTGCAGCAACCATGGTAAACGTGGGTGCTGGCAGGGCAGCTCAGAACGTTTCATCTACAATTCTTTACTTCAACGATATCATTGAGAAGGAAACAGGTTTACCAGGCTGTGACATGGGAAGAATCCAGGGTACAGCAGTCGGTTTCTCCTTCTTCAGCCACTCAATCTATGGTGGCGGTGGACCAGGTGTATTCAACGGTAACCACGTCGTAACCAGACACTCCAGAGGATTCGCAATTCCATGTGTATCCGCTGCAGTTGCTCTTGACGCAGGTACCCAGATGTTTACCATCGAAAAGACATCAGGACTCATTGGTGACGTGTTTGGATCCATCAAAGAGTTCAGAGAGCCCATTGACGCGATCGCAGAATCTCTCTAA
- the mcrG gene encoding coenzyme-B sulfoethylthiotransferase subunit gamma has translation MAYEPQFYPGATSVAENRRKHMSGDVEKLREISDDDLTTVLGHRAPGTDYPSTHPPLAEMGEPECSIRELVEPTAGAKAGDRVRYVQFVDSMYNAPSTPYFRSYNAAINFRGVDPGTLSGRQVVEARERDMEAIAKFQLETEMTCPALASLRGATVHGHSLRLQEDGVMFDMLERTVLENGQIMAVKDQVGRPIDKKVDMGKPMSDEEAAKRTTIYRVDNVAYRDDAEVIEWVHRVFDQRTKYGFQPL, from the coding sequence ATGGCATATGAACCACAATTCTACCCAGGCGCAACATCCGTTGCAGAAAACAGAAGGAAGCACATGTCCGGTGATGTTGAGAAGCTCAGGGAAATCTCTGATGACGACTTAACAACCGTTCTTGGACACCGTGCACCAGGTACTGACTACCCAAGCACCCACCCACCACTTGCAGAAATGGGTGAACCAGAATGCTCAATCCGTGAACTCGTCGAACCTACAGCTGGCGCAAAAGCTGGTGACAGGGTAAGGTACGTACAGTTTGTAGACTCAATGTACAACGCACCTTCCACCCCATACTTCAGGTCATACAACGCTGCAATCAACTTCAGAGGCGTAGACCCAGGTACACTCTCCGGCCGTCAGGTCGTTGAGGCCCGTGAAAGGGACATGGAAGCTATTGCAAAATTCCAGCTCGAGACAGAAATGACCTGTCCAGCACTTGCAAGCCTTCGTGGCGCTACTGTCCACGGTCACTCACTCCGTCTCCAGGAAGATGGTGTAATGTTTGACATGCTTGAGAGGACAGTCCTTGAAAACGGACAGATCATGGCAGTTAAGGATCAGGTAGGAAGACCAATCGACAAGAAGGTCGACATGGGCAAACCTATGTCTGACGAAGAAGCTGCAAAGAGAACTACCATCTACCGTGTGGACAATGTAGCCTACAGGGATGACGCAGAAGTCATCGAGTGGGTTCACAGGGTATTTGACCAGAGGACCAAGTATGGCTTCCAGCCACTCTGA
- a CDS encoding glutamate-5-semialdehyde dehydrogenase translates to MTSDIESKVIEAKNASIRLSSVNTAIKNKALENMAEALGKNREAILEANKKDLEIAGKMLQENKLSQALVDRLKVNDSKIDGMIAGIKDVMKLDDPTGETLQCLELDKGLVLYKVSCPIGLIGVIFESRPDVVPQVMSLCLKSGNATIFKGGSEALNSNRTIFNILKDAIKNTERIPEEAFQLMETREEVMDILSFDNHIDLLIPRGSNEFVKYIQDNTKIPVLGHADGICHVYVDNEADIEKAVNVCLDSKVQYPAVCNAMETMLVHSEIAETFLPEMFKTFTNSDVELRLDEKSMGFAYKEAISAKSTTDDDWRTEYNDLILSVKIVGDMEEAIDHINKYGSHHTDAIVTENQQKKKDFAALVDSSSVMINASTRFADGFRYGKGAEVGISTNKIHARGPVGMEGLVIYKYILIGNGDKVADYSGSDAKSYTHQELNLKIEDAL, encoded by the coding sequence ATGACCAGTGATATTGAAAGTAAAGTCATTGAAGCAAAAAACGCATCCATCCGACTCTCCAGTGTAAATACTGCCATTAAGAACAAAGCTCTTGAAAATATGGCAGAAGCACTCGGGAAAAACAGGGAAGCAATACTTGAAGCAAACAAAAAGGATCTGGAAATTGCCGGGAAAATGCTTCAGGAAAACAAGCTTTCACAGGCTCTTGTTGACAGGCTGAAAGTAAATGACAGCAAGATTGATGGAATGATTGCCGGAATAAAGGATGTGATGAAGCTTGATGATCCAACCGGCGAAACCCTGCAATGTCTTGAACTTGATAAAGGACTCGTGCTTTACAAGGTCAGCTGTCCAATCGGCCTTATAGGAGTCATTTTTGAATCAAGACCTGATGTTGTCCCACAGGTCATGTCACTTTGCCTGAAGAGTGGGAATGCCACTATCTTCAAGGGCGGAAGTGAAGCTCTCAATTCCAATCGTACCATTTTCAACATCCTCAAGGATGCAATTAAGAATACCGAAAGAATTCCCGAGGAAGCATTCCAGTTGATGGAAACAAGGGAAGAAGTGATGGACATTCTTTCTTTTGATAACCACATCGATCTACTTATCCCAAGGGGTTCCAACGAATTTGTGAAATACATACAGGATAACACAAAAATACCTGTACTTGGACATGCTGATGGCATATGCCATGTATATGTTGATAATGAAGCTGATATCGAAAAGGCTGTTAATGTATGTCTTGATTCAAAAGTCCAGTATCCTGCGGTTTGCAACGCCATGGAAACCATGCTGGTGCATTCTGAAATCGCAGAGACGTTTTTGCCGGAGATGTTCAAGACTTTCACAAACTCAGATGTTGAATTAAGACTTGATGAGAAATCAATGGGTTTTGCATACAAAGAAGCAATATCCGCAAAAAGCACTACAGATGATGACTGGCGTACCGAATACAATGATCTGATTCTTTCAGTAAAAATTGTAGGCGATATGGAAGAAGCAATTGATCATATCAATAAATACGGATCACATCATACCGACGCAATTGTCACCGAAAACCAACAGAAAAAGAAGGATTTCGCCGCTCTTGTTGATTCATCAAGTGTGATGATAAATGCCTCCACAAGATTTGCTGATGGTTTCAGGTATGGAAAAGGTGCTGAAGTAGGAATAAGCACAAACAAAATCCATGCAAGGGGTCCTGTTGGAATGGAAGGACTGGTTATTTACAAGTATATTCTCATCGGAAACGGTGACAAAGTTGCCGATTACAGCGGTTCGGATGCAAAGAGCTATACGCATCAAGAACTGAATTTGAAAATTGAAGATGCGCTTTGA
- a CDS encoding ATP-binding protein — protein MKISQSEKPSVFLICESDTLAADIENRLRHDFEIHKISSDTKPQEETGNPDLIIAISHDEQKCYEICKHAGSLKKDEYVPILLITSDNIDEEMTSYIDDFIIAPVDTLELETRINSLMRIKKLHDTLLRERDQAQTYIDVANCVVGVVDTNLNIILANKGASEVLGYPQEEIIGQNWFDIFLPERVRDFIKAGYIQVLEGKLEPPEFSEKPILTKSGEERLVFWHDVVLRDDNNQIIGTISSGEDITERKQVEEALTQANQEYYVLDKMKNDFMVNLSRELRTPIISIKGFCKLLNSDEIGILTPSQKKAVETVSRNAERLHHLIDSLLYTSEELIEQVHFDFCSVNLQENLDDIIKEMEPLASKKKITIEKQIKELPTMWGDEAHLKRVFFHLLDNAIKFTPESGIIQVLALPKDNSIEVAIKDTGIGIPPEKINDIFRSFYQIDGSTTRKYDGTGVGLYICKKVVEQHMGTISVASQVGVGSTFTISLPTKNPEMVPENFAKLPVGSCGYNN, from the coding sequence ATGAAAATATCTCAAAGCGAGAAACCCAGCGTCTTTTTAATCTGTGAATCAGATACACTTGCTGCAGATATTGAAAATCGACTACGGCATGATTTTGAAATCCATAAAATTTCCAGCGATACCAAACCACAGGAAGAAACTGGAAATCCGGATCTTATTATCGCCATTTCCCATGATGAACAAAAGTGCTATGAAATTTGCAAGCACGCAGGGAGCCTGAAAAAAGATGAATACGTCCCCATTCTTTTGATTACATCTGATAACATTGATGAAGAAATGACGTCTTACATCGATGATTTTATCATTGCACCGGTTGACACACTGGAACTTGAAACCAGAATTAATTCACTTATGAGGATAAAGAAACTTCACGATACCTTGCTCCGTGAAAGGGATCAGGCACAAACATACATAGATGTGGCAAATTGTGTTGTTGGTGTCGTGGATACAAACCTGAACATTATTCTGGCAAATAAAGGAGCTTCAGAAGTACTGGGGTATCCTCAGGAAGAAATTATTGGACAAAACTGGTTTGATATTTTCCTGCCGGAGAGGGTTCGTGACTTCATCAAAGCAGGCTATATACAGGTACTTGAAGGAAAACTGGAGCCACCTGAGTTCTCCGAAAAACCGATTCTCACCAAAAGTGGTGAGGAGAGATTAGTTTTCTGGCATGATGTGGTACTGCGTGATGACAATAACCAGATCATAGGAACCATCAGTTCAGGCGAAGATATCACTGAACGCAAACAAGTAGAAGAAGCCCTGACGCAGGCAAATCAGGAGTATTATGTTCTCGACAAAATGAAAAACGATTTCATGGTGAACCTCAGCCGGGAACTAAGAACACCAATTATATCCATAAAGGGATTTTGTAAGCTCCTTAATTCAGATGAAATCGGCATTTTAACACCTTCACAAAAAAAGGCTGTTGAAACTGTCTCCCGGAACGCCGAAAGACTTCATCATCTAATAGATTCCCTTCTTTATACAAGTGAAGAACTCATTGAGCAAGTACATTTTGATTTTTGCTCAGTAAATCTTCAGGAGAATCTGGACGATATCATCAAGGAAATGGAACCTCTGGCTTCTAAGAAAAAGATCACAATCGAAAAACAGATTAAAGAACTTCCTACAATGTGGGGAGATGAAGCACACCTTAAGAGAGTATTTTTCCATTTACTTGATAATGCTATTAAATTTACCCCTGAAAGCGGAATCATTCAGGTTTTGGCATTACCCAAAGACAACTCCATTGAAGTTGCAATTAAAGATACAGGAATAGGAATTCCTCCTGAGAAAATTAACGATATTTTCAGGAGTTTCTATCAAATTGATGGCTCAACCACGCGTAAATACGATGGCACAGGTGTCGGGTTATATATTTGCAAAAAAGTTGTTGAGCAGCATATGGGAACGATTTCTGTAGCTAGCCAGGTGGGAGTTGGAAGCACATTTACAATTTCCCTACCAACAAAGAATCCCGAGATGGTACCTGAAAACTTTGCAAAATTACCGGTGGGCTCCTGCGGATATAACAACTGA
- the mcrC gene encoding methyl-coenzyme M reductase I operon protein C, producing the protein MVTFDRETQVVDCRHGMGLGRGGGLAQRGTLSEAGHTDVVAVAMSPGRRHITKPVCELTYGMRKEGIQVSVLVLNTGSGEPNAEMKSGSFGISPDEVEQINRHKMAVIHTGNIRDHVVKKVREILKYAEVPAVVVTQTMVDFEDFAKIGTKTRLVKPQENNIQTKGKVMEIVTGVTRGETCPRDKLNELVKAVNSTMKSINHRGV; encoded by the coding sequence ATGGTAACTTTTGACCGGGAAACTCAGGTAGTTGATTGCCGACACGGTATGGGTCTTGGCCGTGGAGGAGGGCTTGCACAGCGCGGCACTCTTTCAGAAGCCGGACACACCGATGTTGTTGCAGTTGCTATGAGCCCCGGCAGAAGGCACATTACCAAACCGGTATGTGAGCTCACCTATGGAATGCGCAAAGAAGGCATCCAGGTGAGTGTACTTGTCCTCAACACCGGTTCCGGGGAACCTAATGCAGAAATGAAATCAGGTTCATTTGGAATCAGCCCGGATGAAGTAGAGCAGATCAACAGGCATAAGATGGCTGTTATCCACACGGGAAATATCAGGGATCACGTTGTGAAGAAGGTCAGGGAAATACTGAAATATGCAGAAGTCCCCGCTGTAGTCGTCACTCAGACTATGGTCGATTTTGAGGATTTTGCTAAAATCGGTACTAAGACAAGACTGGTGAAACCACAGGAAAATAACATCCAGACAAAGGGAAAAGTGATGGAAATTGTAACTGGCGTGACAAGAGGTGAAACTTGTCCTAGAGACAAATTAAATGAACTTGTCAAAGCAGTGAATTCCACCATGAAATCAATCAATCATAGAGGAGTGTAA
- the mcrD gene encoding methyl-coenzyme M reductase operon protein D, translating into MTETSSDNGNPIQIEIFPSRLVRPETAKELLTEISNLDGIIRAFIQGPRLPTQVPYGPAKGSVVNHPSREHIQIGDTDIELSVLVGRIRLEIEDEDVKENLREVCERVLPFGFEFREGLFIQKKQTVSDYAKRGPGADPKLLGLYDPKSKVDNITVLNSEESEA; encoded by the coding sequence ATGACAGAAACTTCTTCAGATAACGGAAATCCCATTCAAATCGAAATTTTCCCAAGCAGGTTAGTTAGACCTGAAACTGCTAAAGAGTTGCTGACTGAAATCAGCAACCTCGATGGGATCATAAGGGCTTTTATTCAGGGACCCCGATTGCCAACTCAAGTCCCATACGGACCTGCCAAAGGAAGTGTGGTAAATCACCCTTCAAGAGAGCACATCCAGATTGGGGATACCGATATTGAATTATCAGTATTGGTTGGTAGGATACGTCTGGAAATAGAAGATGAAGATGTAAAAGAAAACCTCCGGGAAGTATGTGAGCGAGTACTTCCATTCGGATTTGAATTCCGGGAGGGACTCTTCATCCAGAAGAAACAAACTGTTTCAGACTACGCCAAAAGGGGTCCGGGAGCTGATCCAAAGCTTCTGGGCCTTTATGATCCAAAAAGCAAAGTGGACAATATCACTGTACTGAACTCCGAGGAAAGTGAGGCATAA